The following are from one region of the Rosistilla carotiformis genome:
- a CDS encoding DNA polymerase III subunit has translation MQWDDYIGHAQQKEWFATALRNGRLGSTFLFVGPAAIGKQTFATLLAKTLLCVNNPPDQMQPCGHCESCIQVDAKTHPDLLRVEKPADKSVIPVEKLVGPRESRMQEGLCHDIRLRSYYGRRKIAILDDADHLNQEGANCLLKTLEEPPVGSIVILIGTSLQRQLPTIRSRAQAIRFAELEPAEAKQLLQRSEIEADEAAIEQALQLAGGDLSQAAEILNEESQQFRTALAETLQPHPINAIELASLVSDYVNAAGQDATDRRGRMRQVFRTVIEFYRTQMLQTCQTQQASDPAMERILYRMDRCVEAINQVDRNANQQTLVESWSWDLQRGKPLI, from the coding sequence ATGCAATGGGACGACTACATCGGTCACGCGCAACAGAAGGAATGGTTCGCCACGGCGCTCCGCAACGGGCGGCTGGGAAGCACGTTTTTGTTTGTCGGCCCCGCTGCGATCGGCAAACAAACCTTTGCGACCTTGCTGGCTAAAACGCTACTGTGCGTTAACAATCCTCCCGATCAAATGCAGCCCTGCGGTCACTGTGAATCGTGCATTCAAGTCGACGCGAAAACGCACCCCGATCTTTTGCGAGTCGAAAAGCCGGCCGACAAATCGGTGATCCCGGTGGAAAAATTAGTCGGGCCCCGAGAATCGCGAATGCAAGAAGGGCTGTGTCACGACATCCGTTTGCGTTCCTATTACGGACGCCGCAAGATTGCAATCCTCGACGACGCCGACCACTTGAACCAAGAGGGGGCCAATTGCCTGCTGAAGACGCTCGAAGAGCCCCCTGTGGGTTCGATCGTGATCTTGATCGGAACCAGCTTGCAGCGGCAACTGCCCACGATTCGCAGCCGCGCTCAAGCGATTCGGTTCGCCGAACTAGAGCCCGCCGAAGCCAAACAGCTGCTGCAGCGTAGCGAGATCGAAGCCGATGAGGCGGCGATTGAACAGGCGCTGCAACTCGCCGGCGGCGACCTCTCCCAAGCCGCCGAGATCTTGAACGAAGAATCGCAGCAATTCCGCACTGCGTTGGCGGAAACGTTGCAGCCCCACCCGATCAACGCGATCGAACTGGCCAGCCTCGTTTCAGACTATGTGAACGCTGCCGGGCAAGACGCAACCGATCGCCGTGGGCGGATGCGACAGGTCTTCCGCACCGTGATCGAATTCTACCGAACGCAAATGCTTCAGACCTGCCAAACGCAGCAAGCGTCGGATCCGGCGATGGAACGGATTCTGTATCGGATGGATCGTTGTGTCGAAGCGATCAACCAAGTCGATCGCAATGCGAACCAGCAGACCTTGGTCGAAAGTTGGTCTTGGGATCTGCAACGCGGAAAACCGCTGATCTAA
- a CDS encoding L,D-transpeptidase family protein: MQTIKTAVVTILLLVVLYGAYVAINTPPVMMPDELQALVEQDGLQIDDGAIDVPEIEVPPFGDSFGGTISATQDGVVASLSSVPESDNTSTNSDALSGLPPLNFGSDESESQKDDPSAAPLMTLALPKPTDEGPAVVADPQQSYPETPMAGLSLSGPGGTASEEAQPEETPQPAEASLSDSGSGFQMPSGPASPPADAPAAETPSSDSAAGIDNAIQTADRQVAAGELREALFTLSLFYGSPDLTAEQTAQLMPRLNALAGEVVYSQRHLVESAYRVQPGDTLQAIAAARRVPVQVLANINGISDPASLVPGTELKVFTGPFRAEVNLSKSQLALFLGDLFAGSFTVKTGTSPAPTEGTFAIQAKQKARAYYGMDGTTFAAGDPRNPYGDFWIDLGDRLSIHGSPSMQPGVSGLGCIQMNTADARDVYGILSEGSSVTIRR; encoded by the coding sequence GTGCAAACGATAAAAACTGCCGTCGTAACCATATTATTGCTTGTCGTCTTGTACGGGGCTTATGTTGCTATCAACACGCCTCCGGTGATGATGCCTGATGAATTGCAGGCATTAGTCGAACAGGATGGATTGCAGATCGATGATGGCGCGATCGATGTCCCTGAGATCGAAGTCCCGCCGTTTGGCGATTCGTTCGGTGGAACGATCAGCGCCACGCAAGATGGTGTCGTCGCCTCGCTGTCTTCGGTACCCGAATCGGACAATACGTCGACAAATTCCGACGCGCTCAGCGGGCTGCCGCCACTGAATTTTGGTTCCGATGAATCCGAGTCCCAAAAAGACGACCCTTCGGCGGCACCTTTGATGACGTTGGCACTTCCCAAGCCAACCGATGAAGGCCCCGCGGTCGTCGCCGATCCACAGCAATCATATCCCGAAACTCCCATGGCTGGGTTGTCGTTGAGCGGTCCCGGTGGAACCGCTAGCGAAGAAGCCCAACCCGAGGAAACCCCTCAACCTGCCGAGGCCTCGCTCTCGGATTCCGGATCCGGCTTCCAGATGCCATCGGGGCCGGCTTCGCCGCCCGCGGATGCACCGGCAGCCGAAACGCCTAGCAGCGATTCCGCTGCGGGTATCGATAACGCGATTCAAACTGCCGATCGCCAAGTCGCGGCGGGAGAGTTGCGTGAAGCTTTGTTTACGTTGAGTCTGTTTTATGGCAGCCCCGATCTGACTGCGGAACAAACCGCGCAACTGATGCCTCGCTTGAATGCGTTGGCCGGTGAAGTCGTCTACTCACAACGCCACCTGGTCGAATCGGCCTACCGCGTTCAACCCGGCGATACACTGCAAGCGATCGCGGCAGCTCGTCGCGTGCCGGTGCAGGTGTTAGCGAACATCAACGGCATTTCCGATCCTGCGTCGCTCGTTCCCGGAACCGAATTAAAAGTCTTTACCGGGCCGTTTCGAGCCGAGGTTAACCTTTCCAAGTCGCAATTGGCACTGTTCTTGGGCGATCTGTTTGCCGGATCGTTTACTGTAAAAACGGGGACCAGCCCCGCGCCGACCGAAGGCACTTTTGCAATCCAAGCCAAGCAGAAGGCGCGTGCCTACTACGGCATGGACGGCACGACCTTTGCCGCCGGTGATCCGCGGAATCCGTATGGGGACTTCTGGATCGACTTGGGCGATCGTTTGAGCATTCACGGCAGCCCTAGCATGCAGCCGGGTGTCAGTGGATTGGGTTGCATTCAGATGAATACTGCCGACGCACGCGATGTTTACGGCATCCTATCGGAAGGCTCATCGGTGACGATTCGCCGCTAA
- a CDS encoding amylo-alpha-1,6-glucosidase, whose protein sequence is MNTPLPGKVENGTTDWDVQAQTNRAPADIQVLKQGDTFAIFDRLGEVGTAGESEQGLYHLGTRFLSNWELLINNKRPLLLNSTMKEDNSSLVVQMTTPELPQIGHVLPQGTLHVFRSMLLDGGGFYEHLRLKNYSRCPIELTIEYRFDADFRDIFEVRGERREKRGELLPPEIVDSIVKLAYRGLDDQQRHVSLAFEGEIESIDRHRCILRVRLDGGGETTLHAMAECRTERPGHVKKPETPPRNHAEAVAGWTSRIRETESERTEIFTSNEEFNGWLNRSNADLDMLISDTIYGRYPYAGVPWFATPFGRDGIITALETLWVRPKLSRGVLSFLAATQATEVDPLVESEPGKIVHEMRDGEMATLGEVPFKRYYGTVDATPLFVVLAGQYFRRSGDRGFIEFIWPNIRRAIAWIDDYGDVDGDGFVEYQSHNDRGLTHQCWKDSNDSIFHSDGRAAGGAIAASEVQGYVYQAKLLAAELAEVMDDDAWAGELRQQADELKLKFNEAFWVHSLGTYAIALDGDKQPCEVRNSNAGHLLYSGIVDETHATSVAATLLDPRTFNGWGIRTISDGEVRFNPMSYHNGSVWPHDTAICAAGLARYGFREECARVTTGLFDASLFNDLHRLPELFCGFDRMPGHAPTLYPVACSPQAWATGAVFLLLQSMLGLEFSPTKPQIRFENPRLPDFLNWVRIQNLRVGEGVVDLAFHRHRRDVGMNVERKEGDVQIVVIG, encoded by the coding sequence ATGAATACACCTCTGCCAGGGAAAGTTGAAAACGGGACGACCGATTGGGACGTTCAAGCCCAAACCAATCGCGCTCCGGCCGACATTCAAGTTCTCAAACAAGGAGACACGTTTGCGATCTTCGACCGATTGGGCGAAGTGGGAACGGCGGGGGAATCGGAACAGGGGCTGTACCATCTCGGCACGCGCTTCCTCTCGAATTGGGAACTGTTGATCAACAACAAGCGTCCGCTGTTGCTGAATTCGACGATGAAAGAGGACAACAGTTCGCTGGTCGTCCAGATGACCACACCGGAACTTCCTCAAATCGGGCACGTGCTGCCGCAGGGAACGCTGCATGTCTTCCGCAGCATGCTGCTCGACGGCGGCGGATTCTACGAACATCTGCGACTGAAGAATTATTCTCGCTGTCCGATCGAACTGACCATCGAGTATCGCTTCGATGCCGATTTCCGCGACATCTTTGAAGTGCGTGGGGAACGCCGCGAGAAGCGGGGCGAATTGCTGCCCCCCGAGATCGTCGACTCGATCGTCAAGCTGGCGTATCGCGGGCTGGATGATCAACAGCGGCACGTCAGCCTCGCGTTCGAAGGGGAGATCGAATCGATCGACCGCCACCGCTGCATCCTTCGCGTGCGACTTGACGGCGGCGGCGAGACAACGCTGCACGCGATGGCGGAATGCCGGACCGAAAGACCGGGACATGTGAAGAAACCCGAAACGCCCCCTCGCAATCACGCCGAAGCGGTCGCGGGTTGGACGTCGCGAATCCGCGAAACGGAATCCGAACGGACCGAGATTTTTACGTCCAATGAAGAGTTCAACGGTTGGTTGAATCGCAGCAATGCCGACCTGGACATGTTGATCTCCGACACGATTTACGGACGATATCCGTATGCCGGGGTCCCTTGGTTCGCGACGCCGTTTGGCCGCGACGGGATCATCACCGCGTTGGAGACGCTGTGGGTGCGACCCAAGCTGTCGCGCGGGGTGCTGAGTTTTTTAGCGGCGACTCAGGCGACAGAGGTCGATCCGCTGGTCGAATCCGAACCGGGAAAAATCGTGCACGAGATGCGCGATGGGGAGATGGCGACGCTGGGCGAAGTGCCCTTCAAACGCTACTACGGCACCGTCGATGCGACTCCATTGTTCGTCGTGCTCGCCGGCCAATACTTCCGCCGCTCCGGCGACCGCGGATTCATCGAATTCATCTGGCCCAACATCCGCCGCGCGATCGCATGGATCGACGATTATGGAGATGTTGACGGGGACGGCTTCGTCGAATACCAATCGCACAACGATCGCGGCCTCACCCACCAGTGTTGGAAAGACAGCAACGATTCGATTTTTCACAGCGATGGCCGCGCAGCCGGGGGCGCGATCGCAGCCAGCGAGGTGCAGGGATATGTCTACCAGGCGAAGCTGCTGGCGGCAGAGCTTGCCGAAGTCATGGACGACGATGCTTGGGCGGGCGAACTTCGCCAACAAGCGGATGAATTGAAACTCAAGTTCAACGAAGCGTTCTGGGTCCATTCGCTTGGTACCTACGCGATCGCGTTGGACGGCGACAAGCAACCTTGCGAAGTGCGGAACAGCAATGCGGGGCACTTGTTGTACAGCGGCATCGTCGACGAAACTCACGCGACTTCGGTCGCCGCCACCTTGCTCGATCCGCGGACATTCAACGGTTGGGGCATTCGCACGATCAGCGACGGCGAGGTGCGATTTAATCCGATGTCTTATCACAACGGATCGGTCTGGCCGCACGATACCGCGATCTGCGCTGCCGGCCTGGCGCGGTATGGTTTCCGCGAGGAATGCGCTCGCGTGACCACGGGCCTGTTCGACGCTTCGCTATTCAACGACCTGCATCGACTGCCCGAATTGTTTTGTGGCTTCGATCGAATGCCCGGTCATGCACCGACCTTGTATCCGGTCGCCTGTTCGCCCCAAGCGTGGGCGACTGGGGCGGTCTTCCTGCTGCTGCAAAGCATGCTCGGTCTCGAGTTTTCGCCGACGAAACCACAGATCCGGTTCGAGAACCCGCGCTTGCCCGACTTTCTGAATTGGGTGCGGATCCAAAATTTGCGGGTTGGCGAAGGGGTGGTCGATCTCGCATTCCACCGCCACCGGCGCGACGTCGGCATGAACGTCGAACGCAAGGAAGGAGACGTGCAGATCGTCGTCATCGGCTGA
- a CDS encoding glycosyltransferase family 4 protein, which translates to MRIAQVAPLIETVPPKTYGGIERVVHYLTEELVRQGHDVTLFASGDSRTTADHVAVVRESLRCSRVPQDPILWHQRQLNQVLRMADKFDIIHFHTGFSHFHSMQYLSTPHVTTLHGRLDLPEFQSVLEEFPDIPVVSISNSQRHPIRIANWVDTVYNGTPGENYMYQPVPEPNEYFAFLGRFSPEKGPERAIEIAKRLGIKLKMAAKIDKVDAHYFAERIQPLLDDPLIEYIGEVDENGKNQLLGGAKALLFPIDWPEPFGLVMTESMACGTPVIAFRNGSVDEVMKEGVSGYIVESVDEAVAAAANIDKISRRRCRLYFQERFDVEPMTRGYLAVYEKLLAPQATIPIASRPGIVNPGDQPLTMETA; encoded by the coding sequence ATGAGAATTGCTCAGGTCGCTCCACTGATTGAAACCGTCCCGCCGAAAACCTATGGCGGTATCGAGCGGGTCGTCCATTACTTGACGGAAGAACTGGTTCGGCAGGGGCATGATGTGACGTTGTTCGCCAGCGGCGACTCGCGGACCACTGCCGATCATGTCGCCGTCGTCCGAGAATCGCTGCGCTGCAGTCGGGTGCCTCAAGATCCCATCCTCTGGCACCAACGGCAATTGAATCAGGTGCTGCGGATGGCGGATAAATTCGACATCATCCATTTCCACACCGGATTCAGCCACTTCCACTCGATGCAATATCTGAGCACACCTCATGTCACGACGTTGCACGGCCGGCTCGACCTGCCCGAATTCCAATCGGTCTTGGAGGAATTCCCTGACATTCCCGTCGTTTCGATCAGCAATTCCCAACGGCATCCGATCCGGATCGCAAACTGGGTCGACACGGTTTACAACGGCACCCCGGGGGAGAACTACATGTATCAGCCGGTCCCCGAACCCAATGAATACTTTGCGTTTTTGGGACGTTTCTCACCCGAGAAGGGTCCCGAACGAGCGATCGAAATCGCAAAGCGGTTGGGCATCAAACTGAAGATGGCGGCGAAGATCGATAAGGTCGACGCGCATTATTTCGCCGAACGGATTCAACCGCTGTTGGATGATCCGTTGATCGAATACATCGGAGAGGTCGACGAGAATGGCAAGAACCAGTTGCTGGGAGGTGCCAAGGCGTTGTTGTTCCCGATCGATTGGCCCGAACCGTTTGGGCTGGTGATGACCGAATCGATGGCCTGTGGGACGCCGGTGATCGCGTTCCGCAACGGCAGCGTCGACGAAGTGATGAAGGAGGGGGTCAGTGGCTACATCGTCGAAAGCGTCGATGAAGCGGTGGCTGCCGCGGCGAACATCGACAAGATCAGCCGCCGCCGATGTCGGCTCTATTTCCAAGAGCGATTTGACGTCGAACCGATGACCCGAGGTTATCTTGCTGTCTATGAAAAACTGCTCGCTCCGCAAGCAACGATTCCCATCGCATCGCGGCCGGGAATCGTCAATCCAGGCGATCAACCGTTGACGATGGAGACGGCCTAG
- a CDS encoding DNA methyltransferase, whose translation MNQRAAERVYPGGESIIAPARKTTKPQQINQKRANQGDSVALEINQLHQGDCVEKLAEIEAGTIDLCFADPPFNIGYQYDVYDDRQDDADYLDWCQQWMAGVHRALRPNGTFWLAIGDEYAAELKVRATRELGFVCRSWVIWYYTFGVNCKNGFSRSHTHLFHFVKDPKSFTFNSDDPAIRVPSARQLVYGDGRANPKGRLPDNTWVLRPQDLPEGFQSDGDTWYFPRVAGTFKERQGFHGCQMPEQLLGRIVRACSNPGDTVLDPFAGSGTTLVVAKKLGRQWLGAELSEEYAARIAQRLDETQIGDPLSGVENPLTSVPNTANGKRHRGAANGQPLTNGKPKVKSAAASKKKSAAAKKKAAQKLAKKTPAKKAATKQAAAEAVKATNSTGAKAKKAVVPKSATKKVKTKKVAAKGAPTEPPATKKRSAKKSPSKKKVAVKKPAVVKKSAAVKAKAKKAVASTAVTPTEPIAKATATKRGAKKSAAAKRKKTPAPKSVPTKKAAVKKRATKTATAAVKKSNAAAPETPPTKKGAVKKVAVKKRTTKKVAAEAKPVKTSAPKKAAVKKRTVKKSAVAKVTTKKKVAAETTPAEAKPTKKRQTKKKGQTKKKGAAKRVPPKAAQSEKRPEIEPPAESKPLETEPVATESPKPVDTPPKVRQPELFLF comes from the coding sequence ATGAACCAACGTGCTGCGGAACGAGTGTATCCCGGCGGCGAGTCGATCATCGCCCCCGCTCGGAAGACCACGAAACCTCAACAAATCAATCAAAAACGTGCAAACCAGGGAGACTCTGTGGCACTGGAAATAAATCAATTGCATCAAGGCGATTGTGTCGAGAAGCTGGCGGAGATCGAAGCGGGGACGATCGACCTCTGTTTCGCTGATCCGCCGTTTAATATCGGTTACCAATACGACGTTTACGACGATCGCCAAGACGATGCCGATTATCTCGATTGGTGCCAACAATGGATGGCGGGGGTGCATCGTGCGCTTCGCCCCAACGGCACCTTTTGGTTGGCGATCGGCGACGAATACGCTGCGGAACTGAAGGTCCGCGCGACCCGCGAACTCGGCTTCGTCTGCCGCAGCTGGGTGATCTGGTATTACACCTTTGGCGTGAACTGCAAAAACGGTTTCAGCCGCTCGCACACCCATCTGTTCCACTTCGTCAAAGATCCCAAATCGTTCACCTTTAATTCAGACGATCCGGCGATCCGCGTTCCGTCGGCGCGGCAGTTGGTCTATGGCGATGGCCGCGCCAATCCGAAGGGGCGTCTGCCCGACAACACTTGGGTATTGAGACCTCAGGATCTCCCCGAGGGCTTTCAGAGCGATGGCGATACGTGGTACTTCCCTCGCGTCGCGGGAACCTTTAAGGAACGACAAGGTTTCCACGGCTGCCAGATGCCCGAACAGCTGTTGGGTCGAATCGTCCGCGCCTGCTCCAACCCAGGCGATACGGTTTTGGATCCGTTTGCCGGTAGCGGCACCACGCTGGTCGTCGCCAAGAAGCTGGGGCGGCAGTGGTTGGGGGCGGAGCTGTCCGAGGAATATGCCGCTCGGATCGCGCAACGGCTCGACGAGACGCAGATTGGCGATCCGTTGAGCGGTGTCGAAAACCCGCTGACCAGTGTTCCCAACACCGCTAATGGCAAACGCCATCGCGGCGCAGCCAATGGCCAACCGCTGACCAATGGAAAGCCGAAGGTGAAATCGGCGGCGGCATCCAAGAAGAAGTCGGCCGCGGCAAAGAAGAAAGCCGCTCAAAAGCTGGCCAAAAAGACTCCTGCGAAGAAAGCTGCAACAAAGCAGGCCGCGGCGGAGGCTGTGAAAGCGACCAATTCGACCGGCGCGAAAGCGAAGAAAGCCGTAGTTCCCAAGTCGGCCACCAAGAAGGTGAAGACGAAAAAGGTCGCCGCCAAGGGAGCGCCGACAGAACCGCCCGCGACCAAGAAGCGTTCAGCGAAGAAGAGCCCTTCGAAGAAGAAGGTTGCCGTTAAGAAGCCTGCCGTGGTGAAGAAGTCCGCTGCGGTGAAGGCAAAGGCGAAGAAAGCGGTCGCATCGACCGCAGTGACGCCGACCGAGCCGATCGCAAAAGCAACGGCGACGAAGCGGGGAGCGAAAAAGTCGGCCGCTGCAAAGAGGAAGAAGACGCCCGCGCCAAAGTCGGTTCCGACCAAAAAGGCTGCCGTAAAGAAGCGAGCGACGAAAACGGCGACCGCTGCGGTGAAGAAGTCGAACGCGGCTGCGCCCGAAACGCCACCGACTAAGAAGGGGGCTGTGAAGAAGGTTGCGGTAAAGAAGCGGACGACGAAGAAGGTTGCGGCCGAGGCAAAGCCTGTGAAAACGTCCGCTCCCAAAAAAGCTGCGGTCAAGAAACGGACGGTGAAAAAGTCGGCGGTCGCTAAGGTGACGACGAAGAAAAAAGTGGCCGCCGAGACGACGCCCGCGGAAGCGAAGCCGACGAAGAAACGGCAAACGAAGAAGAAGGGGCAAACGAAGAAGAAGGGGGCTGCGAAGCGAGTTCCACCCAAGGCCGCGCAAAGCGAAAAACGGCCGGAAATTGAACCCCCAGCCGAATCGAAGCCGTTGGAAACCGAGCCCGTGGCGACCGAAAGTCCCAAGCCGGTCGATACGCCACCCAAAGTGCGGCAACCTGAGCTGTTTCTGTTTTAA
- a CDS encoding GTPase family protein, translated as MKYLRLLRPRAIVLFVLWLLPVATYLVVGTLAVYRAGWLGWLAWVLPVMGAVAWIVGWLWKPRRLSESATGAPLTAPEFWTPQDTAAIAVVEQFRRELPEMNRSNIADTHRYLSDAQAMAKRLAGHYHQGGSASELNRLTLVEVLAVVHLAVEDMEAWVLENVPLSNVATVGQLQTLPGLARVVEVGRHLGYWTSAIVNPAKLLTYPLWRQAGQIGLDLQDELIGVFYQAYLRRVGYYLIEMYSGRLKGGSRRYRQQFGTLASAMHHSGGNVQAFQQLENVSTTIAVIGQVKAGKSSLINALMQDHVAATSVLPETRAVARFEYKLPGVNNSITLLDTPGYSEADFDRQQAKEIRTASEAADIVLLVMAANSAARRSDVQAISELTKHYRSKPHLKPPTIIAVLTHVDRLRPVREWEPPYDWTTPTCLKEESMAQAVAYCRELFGDAIAQTVCVYTGDQHPNETSVADNLVPALIGNLDHGHAAAILKAFYKQLSANRLDQLRGQFTSLLKSVGRTLFDSAVGDRQPKP; from the coding sequence ATGAAGTATCTGCGTTTGCTGCGTCCGCGCGCCATCGTGCTCTTCGTGCTGTGGCTTCTCCCCGTGGCGACCTATCTCGTTGTCGGCACGCTGGCGGTTTATCGCGCCGGTTGGTTGGGGTGGCTCGCATGGGTGCTGCCCGTGATGGGAGCTGTCGCGTGGATCGTCGGCTGGTTGTGGAAGCCGCGGCGGCTGTCCGAATCGGCGACCGGCGCACCGTTGACCGCTCCCGAATTCTGGACGCCTCAAGATACGGCGGCGATCGCCGTGGTCGAACAGTTCCGCCGCGAATTGCCGGAGATGAACCGTTCGAATATCGCCGATACCCATCGCTACCTGTCCGATGCCCAAGCGATGGCCAAGCGTCTGGCAGGGCATTATCACCAAGGCGGCTCCGCGAGCGAATTGAATCGGCTGACGCTGGTCGAAGTGCTGGCGGTCGTGCATCTAGCGGTCGAGGACATGGAAGCTTGGGTGTTGGAGAACGTGCCGTTGAGCAACGTTGCGACGGTCGGGCAATTGCAGACACTGCCGGGGCTGGCCCGCGTCGTCGAAGTCGGTCGGCACCTCGGCTATTGGACCTCGGCGATCGTCAACCCGGCCAAACTGCTGACCTACCCGCTGTGGCGTCAGGCGGGCCAGATCGGTCTGGATTTGCAAGACGAACTGATCGGTGTCTTCTACCAAGCCTATCTGCGTCGGGTCGGATATTATCTGATCGAAATGTACAGCGGCCGGTTGAAGGGGGGCTCGCGACGCTACCGCCAACAATTTGGGACGCTGGCATCGGCGATGCACCACAGCGGCGGCAATGTCCAGGCGTTCCAACAGCTCGAAAACGTCAGCACCACGATCGCGGTGATCGGGCAAGTCAAAGCGGGCAAGTCGAGTTTGATCAATGCGCTGATGCAAGATCATGTCGCCGCCACCAGCGTCCTGCCCGAGACGCGTGCGGTCGCCCGGTTCGAATATAAATTGCCCGGCGTGAACAATTCGATCACGCTGTTGGACACCCCCGGTTACAGCGAAGCCGATTTCGATCGGCAGCAGGCCAAAGAGATCCGAACGGCGTCCGAAGCGGCCGATATCGTGCTGTTGGTGATGGCGGCGAATTCCGCCGCGCGACGCAGCGATGTGCAAGCGATCTCGGAATTGACCAAACACTATCGCAGCAAGCCGCATCTCAAACCGCCGACGATCATCGCCGTGCTGACACATGTCGATCGCTTGCGTCCCGTCCGCGAATGGGAACCTCCCTACGACTGGACGACGCCCACCTGTTTGAAAGAGGAATCGATGGCCCAAGCGGTCGCTTATTGTCGCGAACTGTTTGGCGACGCGATCGCCCAGACCGTTTGCGTCTATACCGGGGACCAGCATCCCAACGAGACGAGCGTCGCCGACAACTTGGTCCCCGCGTTGATCGGCAACCTGGACCACGGACATGCCGCCGCGATCCTGAAGGCGTTTTACAAACAGCTCAGCGCCAATCGGCTCGACCAGCTCCGCGGGCAATTCACCAGCCTATTGAAGTCGGTCGGCCGCACCCTGTTCGATTCGGCCGTCGGCGATCGACAGCCCAAACCGTAA
- a CDS encoding GTPase family protein: MSSVWQRWRNKIPQSDSEYQQQIDPLRAAAPIPVLWLFGKTGSGKSSVIHSLTGAEQATIGEGFRPETKSSRRFDFPDPVDPLLTFLDTRGLGEAAYDPVGDIAKYSESTQLMIVTVRVADQALADVLEPLRRIRKSAPQRPVLLLLTCLHEATGAIDLSEGIDPFATEHPDGESPPPIPDALQTLIDRKTEQFAGLYDQMIPVDLTRLEDGFADPDFGGPRLRQAILQYLPHAYRQALLSLGTEDRGHRSKRQRRARWQVLASSSLAATAGAVPVPWVDIPVVLAIQSHLALRLGKIYEQELTASHWAALSSAAGSRIATRMALREVLKLIPWVGMAAGAASAFSFTYALGMSWDWYFANLRDGRTPSTDQLREIFADELQRGHELWTAK; encoded by the coding sequence ATGAGCTCAGTTTGGCAGCGTTGGCGGAACAAGATCCCGCAATCCGATAGTGAATACCAGCAACAGATCGATCCGCTGCGGGCCGCCGCCCCAATCCCCGTGCTGTGGTTGTTTGGTAAGACCGGCAGCGGCAAGAGCTCGGTGATCCATTCGTTGACCGGCGCCGAACAGGCGACGATCGGCGAGGGCTTTCGTCCCGAGACCAAGTCGTCGCGGCGGTTTGATTTTCCCGATCCGGTCGATCCTCTGCTGACCTTCTTGGATACGCGTGGTTTGGGCGAAGCGGCTTACGATCCCGTGGGCGACATCGCAAAATACAGCGAATCGACTCAGTTGATGATCGTGACCGTCCGGGTCGCCGACCAGGCGTTGGCCGATGTTCTCGAACCGCTCCGCCGGATTCGCAAATCGGCGCCCCAGCGTCCCGTGCTCCTGTTGCTGACCTGCCTGCACGAAGCGACCGGCGCGATCGATCTTTCCGAAGGCATCGATCCGTTTGCCACCGAACATCCCGACGGCGAATCGCCCCCGCCGATCCCCGACGCGCTGCAAACCTTAATCGATCGCAAGACCGAACAGTTTGCCGGGCTCTACGACCAGATGATCCCCGTCGATCTGACGCGGCTGGAAGATGGATTCGCCGATCCCGATTTTGGTGGACCGCGGCTTCGGCAAGCGATCCTGCAATACCTGCCGCATGCCTACCGCCAAGCGCTGTTGTCGTTGGGAACGGAGGATCGCGGCCATCGCAGCAAGCGTCAGCGACGGGCCCGTTGGCAGGTGCTGGCGTCGAGCAGCTTGGCCGCCACAGCCGGCGCGGTCCCGGTTCCGTGGGTCGATATTCCGGTCGTGCTGGCGATCCAGTCCCATCTGGCGCTCCGGCTGGGGAAGATCTATGAACAGGAATTGACGGCGTCGCACTGGGCCGCACTCAGCAGCGCCGCCGGTTCGCGAATCGCCACGCGGATGGCGCTCCGCGAGGTATTGAAATTGATCCCCTGGGTCGGGATGGCCGCCGGCGCCGCCAGCGCGTTTTCGTTTACGTATGCGTTGGGGATGTCGTGGGATTGGTACTTCGCCAACCTGCGCGATGGTCGCACGCCCAGCACCGACCAATTGCGTGAGATCTTTGCGGACGAATTGCAACGCGGTCACGAACTCTGGACGGCCAAATGA